The Amycolatopsis umgeniensis DNA segment CGTTCTCCCCACCCCTGGAAAGGGAAGACGGCGGCCGAAGCCGCCGTCTTCCGGCACTTCTCAGCAGCGGGTGCTGACCTGGTAGCAGAGGCAGCTCACGCAGTCCTTGTAGAAATGCCACCTGCGCCCGGCCTCGTCGGGCCAGCACCCACAGAATTCGTGCGCCGCCGCCGGCACTTCGGGCACCACTTTGCCCAGTAACCGATCACCGAGTTTCTGAACCAATTCGAGCATGACAAATACCACCTTCCCCAGTTCCAGTGAATTTGACGTGCATCAGCGGGAGAATAGACGGACTTCAAGCCAAAGAAATCATTACTCCAACCCCCAGTCGGCCGGCCCCCACCGATTCGGTCACGATAGCGGGAGAAATACGGCAAGGCAACAGGCTGCGAACGCGCCACCCCTTTGCCGCACAGAAGGGGCCGTTCAGGACGATGTCTGTCCTGAACGGCCCCTTCGTGTCATGCCTGGCCGGGAAGTGGCTTACTCGTAGATCTCACCCTTCGCGGCCTTCTCGACCAGCGAAGCGGGCGGGGTGAAGTGGTCACCGTAGCGCTCGGCCAGCTGGCGCGAACGGTCGACGAAGCCCTGCAGACCACCCTCGTACTGGTTGATGTACTGGATGACACCGCCGGTCCACGCCGGGAAGCCGATGCCGAAGATCGAGCCGATGTTGGCGTCGGCGATGGTGGTGAGCACACCCTCGTCGAAGCACTTCACGGTCTCGAGCGCCTCGGCGAACAGCATGCGCTCCTTGAGGTCCTCGAAGGGAACCTCGGCGCTGCCCGACTTGAACGCGTCGCGCAGGCCCGGCCAGAGACCGGTCCGCTTGCCTGCCTCGTCGTAGTCGTAGAAGCCCGAGCCGGTGGAGCGGCCCTTGCGGTCGAACTCCTCGACCATCCGGTCGATGACACCCTCGGACGCGTGCCCGTTCCAGGTGCCGCCTGCCGCCTCGATCGCTTCGCGCGTCTCCTTGCGGATCTTGCGCGGCAGCGTCAGGGTCAGCTCGTCCATCAGCTGCAGCGGCGGGGCCGGGTACCCGGCCTGCGAACCGGCCTGCTCGATCGACGCGGGCTCGACACCCTCGCCCAGCGCGGCGACGGCCTCGTTGATGAACGTGCCGATGACGCGCGAGGTGAAGAAGCCGCGGCTGTCGTTGACGACGATCGGGGTCTTCTTGATCTGCAGCGTGTAGTCGAAGACCTTCGCCAGCGTGGCGGGCGAAGTCTTCTCACCGCAGATGATCTCGACCAGCGGCATCTTGTCCACCGGCGAGAAGAAGTGGATCCCGATGAAGTCCTCGGTGCGCTGGACGCCCTCGGCGAGCGAGGTGATCGGCAGCGTGGAGGTGTTCGAGCCCAGCACGGCGTCCGGGTTGACGAAGCCCTCGATCTCCTTGAAGACCTTGTGCTTCAGCTCGACGCTCTCGAAGACGGCCTCGATCACGAAGTCGACGCCGGCGAAGTCCTCCGCCTTGTCGGTCGGCTTGATCTTGGCGAGCAGCGCGTCGGACTTCTCCTGCGTGGTCTTGCCACGGGAGAGAGCCTTCTCCTCGAGCTTGACCGCGTAGCCCTTGCCCTTTTCGGCGCCTTCGAGGGTGACGTCCTTGAGCACGACGTCGATACCGGCCTTCGCCGAGACGTACGCGATCGCGGCGCCCATCATGCCCGCGCCGACGACGCCGACCTTCTTGGCCGTGTACTTCTCGAAGCCGTCCGGTCGCGAGCCGCCGGAGTTGATGCTCTGCAGGTCGAAGAAGAACGCCTTCGTCATGTTCTTCGAGACCTGGCCGGTCGCGAGGCTGATGAAGTAGCGCGTCTCGACGGTGATCGCGGTGTCGAAGTCGACTGTCGAACCCTCGATGGCCGCGGCCAGGATCGCCCGCGGGGCAGGCATGTTGGCGCCCTTGATCTGCTTGCGCAGGTTCGCCGGGAACGCGGGCAGGTTCGCCGCGAAGCTCGGGTTCGACGGGGTGCCGCCCGGGATCTTGTAGCCCTTGACGTCCCACGGCTGCACGCCGCCCTCGGGGTTGGCCTTGATCCACGCCTTCGCGGCCGGGACCAGTTCCTCGACGGTGCCGACGAGCTCGTGCACGAGGCCGAGTTCCTTGGCCTTCGCCGGACGGTGCCGCTGGCCCTGCAGCAGCACGTTCAGCAGCGCGCTCTGGATGCCCAGCAGGCGAACGGTGCGGACCACGCCACCGCCGCCGGGGAGCAGGCCGAGGGTGACCTCGGGGAGACCGATCTGGCTGCCCTTGACGTCGGCCGCGATGCGGTGGTGCGTCGCGAGCGCGATTTCGAGGCCGCCACCGAGCGCGGCGCCGTTGATGGCGGCCACGACCGGCTTGCCCAGCTGCTCGAGCCGTCGCATCTGGCCCTTCATCAGGGCGCTGCTCTCGGTGATCTCGGCCGCGTTCTCCGGCTTGGCCTTGATCAGGTCGTTGAGGTCGCCACCGGCGAAGAAGGTCTTCTTGGCCGAGGTGAGGACGACACCGGTGATGCCGTCCTTCTCCGCCTCCAGGCGGTCCACGACCACGCCGAGCGACTCGCGGAAGTCGGCGTTCATCGTGTTGGCGGACTGCTTCGGGTCGTCCAGGGTGAGCACGACGATGCCGTCGGCGTCCTGCTCCCAGCGGATGGTCTTCGCTTCAGTCATTGTCTCTTCCTCAGACCCGCTCGATGATGGTCGCGACGCCCATGCCGCCGCCGATGCACAGGGTGACCAGGGCGCGGCGCGCCTGACGACGCTCCAGCTCGTCGACGACGGTGCCGACCAGCATCGCGCCGGTGGCGCCCAGCGGGTGCCCCATCGCGATGGCGCCGCCGTTGACGTTGACCTTCTCCTCGTCGAGGTGCAGGTCCTTGATCCACTTGAGGACGACCGAAGCGAAGGCCTCGTTCAGCTCCCACAGGTCGATGTCGTCCGGGGTGAGGCCGGCGATCTTGAGGACCTTCTCGGTGGCCGGGGTCGGGCCGGTGAGCATGATCGTGGGCTCGGAGCCGACGGTCGCGGTGGCCACGATGCGGGCACGCGGGGTCAGGCCGAAGTCCTTGCCGATCTGCTCGTTGCCGACCAGCACCACCGCGGCGCCGTCCACGATGCCGGACGAGTTGCCGCCGGTGTGGACGTGGTTGATGCGCTCGACCGAGTGGTACTTCTGCAGCGCGACAGCGTCGAAGCCGCCCAGCTCGCCGATGCCGGCGAAGGCGGGCTTGAGCTTGCCGAGGCCCTCGACGGTGCTGCCGGGGCGACGGTGCTCGTCGTGGTCGAGGATCGTGACGCCGTTGATGTCCTTCACCGGGACGACGGACTTCGCGAAGTAGCCGCCGGACCAGGCCGCTTCGGCCTTCTCCTGCGAACGGACGGCCCACGCGTCGACGTCCTCGCGGGAGAAGCCCTCGATGGTCGCGATCAGGTCGGCGCCGGTGCCCTGCGGGACGATGTAGTTGTCGTACGCGGTGGCCGGGTCCATGAACAGCGCGCCGCCGTCGGAGCCCATCGGCACGCGCGACATCGACTCGACGCCGCCGGCGATGATCAGCTGATCCCAGCCCGAGCGCACCTTCTGCGCGGCGGTGTTGGTGGCTTCGAGGCCGGAGGCGCAGAAGCGGTTCAGCTGTACGCCCGCGACGGTCTCGGGAAGACCCGCGTTCAGCGCGGCGGTGCGCGCGATCACGGCGCCCTGCTCGCCGACCGGGGACACCACGCCGAGGACGATGTCGTCGATCACGGCGGGGTCGAGGTTCGGGTGCCGGACCTTCAGTTCCTCGATGAGGCCGACCACCAGATCGACCGGCTTGGTGCCGTGGAGGGCACCGCCCTTGTTCTTGCCGCGAGGCGTACGGATCGCCTCGTAGATGTAGGCCTCGCTACTCACAGAAAAACTCCTCCGCGTACGGCGCTGTATCAGGACGGATCGTACCGGCCAGTAGCCATGCTAATGGTCATTAACATAAACCGCGATAACCCCATGGTGTCAATGGGTTGCGATGCACGCAACCGGCGCTATCGTGTGTTCACCTATGGATCACCCGACAGAGCGTTCAGCCCGACCGCGCGACCGCAAGGCCCAGCTGGCAGGCCTCGCCGCGGAGCTGTTCCGCGCCCGCGGGTTCCACGGCGTCGGCATCAACGACATCGCCGCCGCGGCGGGTATCACCGGCCCCGCCCTGTACCGGCATTTCGCGGACAAGCAGGCGGTGCTGTCCTACGTCGTGTTGTCCGGCATCGACGACATGGAGACGGCCACCACCGAAGCGCTCGCCGACGTCGACCTTCCCGTTCCCGCCCAGGTCAACGCCCTGTTGGACACTCTCGCCGCACAAGCCGTGGAGCGGCGGGAGGTCGCCGCGCTGTGGCGCTGGGAGGGCAGGCATCTGCCCCGGGACGGCCGCCGGGAGATCCGCCGCCGTTCGGGCGCGGTGCTCGCGGCGTGGTCCAAGGCACTGCTCGCGGTTCGTCCCGAACTGACCGCCGACGACGCCGAGCTGCTGTGCTGGGCGGGGCTGAGCGTCTTCGGGAGCGTGTCCGTCCATCACACGTCCGTGGCGAAGAAACGCTTCGCGCAGATCCTGGTGCAGCTGGCGGAGTCGGTGCTGCATGTCACACTGCCCGAGCCCGCGGAGTTGCCGGACGAGACGCCGTCGATCGCGCTCGGCGAGCCGTCCCGCCGCGAGCAGATCCTCGCGGCCGCGACAGAGCTTTTCGGACAGCGCGGCTTCCGCGCGGTGAGCATGGAGGAGATCGGCGCGGCGGCCGGGATCGCCGGGCCCAGCGTGTACCGGCACTTCCCCAGCAAGGCCGCGCTGATGGTGGCGATCGGGCACCGCGCGGCCGACAGGCTGGCGCTCGCCGCGGAACGCGCGCTGCGGACCGACGACGAGCGTGACGCGCTGCGCAGGCTGGCGGCGTCCTATGTGCACACCCTGCTGCACACGCCCGAGCTGCTGGTGTCGTTCTCCGGCAGCCCCATGGAGCTGCCGGAACGCGACAAGGCGGACCTGATCCGGGTCCAGCGGGACTACGTCGCGCGCTGGATCGCGCTGGCTTCGGAAGTCCGCCCGGAACTGAGCCTGCGCGAAGTGAAGATCACCGTGCACGCGGCGCTGACCATCGCGAACGACCTCGCGCGCACCCGCCGGGTCAACGGCCGCCCGAACATCGAGGCCGAGCTGACGACGCTGATGCACGCCGTCCTGAAGGTCAGCTCTCAGTAAACTCGCGTGTTCCGCAAAGGCACCGAGGGCACGATGTGCGCGTGCCCTTGCATCTGGTGACCCGGGACGAAGACCACAAGGTCTCCCCGCTGGAGCTCTTCTTCGATCTGGTCTTCGTCTACGCCATCACCCAGACCACCCAGCTGATGGCCGACCACCTCTCCCCGCTCGGCATCGGGCAGGGGGTGGCCACGATCGCCGTGCTGTGGTGGTGCTGGTGCGCCTACGCCTGGCTGGCCAACACCCTGCACGTCGACCGGGGCATCGCCCAGCTGGCGATGTTCGCCGCGATGGGGACGATGTTCCTCGTCTCGCTGACCATCCCGGAGGCGTTCACCGACCTGCCCGGCGGCCTGTACGCGCCGCTGATGTTCGTCGGCTGCTACTTCATCGTGCGGCTGCTGCACCTGCTCGCCTACTTCGGCGCCGCCCGGACCGATCCGGGACTGCGCAAGGTGATCCTGAGGATGTTCGTCGGACTGCTGCCGAGCGTCGCGCTGCTGACCGTCGCGGCCTTCTTCACCGGCTGGGTCCAGCTCGGCATCTGGGCCGTCGCGCTGCTCGCCGACTACGTCAACGTCTTCCGGACCCGGTCTTCGGACTGGCGGCTGCACCAGCCCGGTCACTTCGCCGAGCGGTTCGGGTTGATCGTGATCATCGCGCTCGGCGAGTCGATCGTGGCGATCGGCATCGGGATCAGCTCGTATCCGATGTCCTGGCCGATCACCCTCGCCGCCGTCTTCGGGCTGGTGCTGGCGTCGGCGATGTGGTGGATGTACTTCGCCGTCGTCGCGCACGTCTCCGAGCACAACCTGAAGCGCGCGGAGGGCGTGGAGCGGGTGCAGATCGGGACGGACACCTACACATTCCTGCACCTCCCGCTCATCGCCGGGATCGTGCTCGTGGCACTGGGGCTGAAGAAGTCGCTGCTGTACGTGTCCGATACTGAGCACCACAGCCTCTCCGACAGCCTGCACGGGACACCGATCTGGGCGCTCACCGGCGGGCTCGCGCTCTATCTGATCGCGTTGAGCGGGCTGCGTCGGCGGAACCTCGGTTCGTGGAACGTGCAGCGGCTGGTGCTCGCTGTCGTCCTGCTGGCGGCGACGCCGTTGCTGGAACTGGTGCCCGCGGTCGTGCTGGTCGGCATCGTGGCGCTCGCGGCCGTGGGATTGGTGATCTTCGAGAGGCGCCGGCTGGCGAAGCGACCACTGGTGACCGAGACCCCGGATCTGGGCTGAAGGGGCCCTTCACCGAGTGAGATGCGAGGAAAGACCCCTTCACCTCGTGAGCAATCCGGCCTCCCCGACGGACCCAAATCACTCACGAGCGTGACGTTCGCCTCCCCCCTGGTAGCGCATCGGCCTCAAGGGAGTTAACCTACTCACGAGTAGGTAAGCGAGGCAGGGAGACTCACCGTGGGTGCGCCTAGGAAACGAGACGCGATGGGCCTTGGCCTGTCCGCGCTCACCCGGCTGGCCGGGAGCAAGGTCATTGAACGGGCCGGACTTCGGAAGCCCGTGCAGAACCTGGTCAGTGCCGGGACGCGCAACGGCTTCCGGGTCGCGGGCGCGGCGGGACGGACGTTCAAATCCGCCCAGAAGCTCGGCAAGCCCGCGCGGCTCGCGCCGGCCGAGG contains these protein-coding regions:
- a CDS encoding TetR/AcrR family transcriptional regulator, translating into MDHPTERSARPRDRKAQLAGLAAELFRARGFHGVGINDIAAAAGITGPALYRHFADKQAVLSYVVLSGIDDMETATTEALADVDLPVPAQVNALLDTLAAQAVERREVAALWRWEGRHLPRDGRREIRRRSGAVLAAWSKALLAVRPELTADDAELLCWAGLSVFGSVSVHHTSVAKKRFAQILVQLAESVLHVTLPEPAELPDETPSIALGEPSRREQILAAATELFGQRGFRAVSMEEIGAAAGIAGPSVYRHFPSKAALMVAIGHRAADRLALAAERALRTDDERDALRRLAASYVHTLLHTPELLVSFSGSPMELPERDKADLIRVQRDYVARWIALASEVRPELSLREVKITVHAALTIANDLARTRRVNGRPNIEAELTTLMHAVLKVSSQ
- a CDS encoding low temperature requirement protein A → MRVPLHLVTRDEDHKVSPLELFFDLVFVYAITQTTQLMADHLSPLGIGQGVATIAVLWWCWCAYAWLANTLHVDRGIAQLAMFAAMGTMFLVSLTIPEAFTDLPGGLYAPLMFVGCYFIVRLLHLLAYFGAARTDPGLRKVILRMFVGLLPSVALLTVAAFFTGWVQLGIWAVALLADYVNVFRTRSSDWRLHQPGHFAERFGLIVIIALGESIVAIGIGISSYPMSWPITLAAVFGLVLASAMWWMYFAVVAHVSEHNLKRAEGVERVQIGTDTYTFLHLPLIAGIVLVALGLKKSLLYVSDTEHHSLSDSLHGTPIWALTGGLALYLIALSGLRRRNLGSWNVQRLVLAVVLLAATPLLELVPAVVLVGIVALAAVGLVIFERRRLAKRPLVTETPDLG
- a CDS encoding 3-hydroxyacyl-CoA dehydrogenase NAD-binding domain-containing protein, which produces MTEAKTIRWEQDADGIVVLTLDDPKQSANTMNADFRESLGVVVDRLEAEKDGITGVVLTSAKKTFFAGGDLNDLIKAKPENAAEITESSALMKGQMRRLEQLGKPVVAAINGAALGGGLEIALATHHRIAADVKGSQIGLPEVTLGLLPGGGGVVRTVRLLGIQSALLNVLLQGQRHRPAKAKELGLVHELVGTVEELVPAAKAWIKANPEGGVQPWDVKGYKIPGGTPSNPSFAANLPAFPANLRKQIKGANMPAPRAILAAAIEGSTVDFDTAITVETRYFISLATGQVSKNMTKAFFFDLQSINSGGSRPDGFEKYTAKKVGVVGAGMMGAAIAYVSAKAGIDVVLKDVTLEGAEKGKGYAVKLEEKALSRGKTTQEKSDALLAKIKPTDKAEDFAGVDFVIEAVFESVELKHKVFKEIEGFVNPDAVLGSNTSTLPITSLAEGVQRTEDFIGIHFFSPVDKMPLVEIICGEKTSPATLAKVFDYTLQIKKTPIVVNDSRGFFTSRVIGTFINEAVAALGEGVEPASIEQAGSQAGYPAPPLQLMDELTLTLPRKIRKETREAIEAAGGTWNGHASEGVIDRMVEEFDRKGRSTGSGFYDYDEAGKRTGLWPGLRDAFKSGSAEVPFEDLKERMLFAEALETVKCFDEGVLTTIADANIGSIFGIGFPAWTGGVIQYINQYEGGLQGFVDRSRQLAERYGDHFTPPASLVEKAAKGEIYE
- a CDS encoding acetyl-CoA C-acetyltransferase, with amino-acid sequence MSSEAYIYEAIRTPRGKNKGGALHGTKPVDLVVGLIEELKVRHPNLDPAVIDDIVLGVVSPVGEQGAVIARTAALNAGLPETVAGVQLNRFCASGLEATNTAAQKVRSGWDQLIIAGGVESMSRVPMGSDGGALFMDPATAYDNYIVPQGTGADLIATIEGFSREDVDAWAVRSQEKAEAAWSGGYFAKSVVPVKDINGVTILDHDEHRRPGSTVEGLGKLKPAFAGIGELGGFDAVALQKYHSVERINHVHTGGNSSGIVDGAAVVLVGNEQIGKDFGLTPRARIVATATVGSEPTIMLTGPTPATEKVLKIAGLTPDDIDLWELNEAFASVVLKWIKDLHLDEEKVNVNGGAIAMGHPLGATGAMLVGTVVDELERRQARRALVTLCIGGGMGVATIIERV